One genomic region from Amycolatopsis sp. FBCC-B4732 encodes:
- a CDS encoding tetratricopeptide repeat protein yields MSDPFVNAELALRQFDGAAALAAFETMPANGGDRDARALAGRVRALWLLRRWNEARAALAELSAWRGSVHVELARGIIALGQPDDPAYQTFNCGAALRDADRALAAFRSACRLDPTNGEALAGQATALRLSERIDEAVRLLADAAPPVRTSSAVLVERALCAGECDDYAAAVQLLNSVPEREPGSLHAELVRIELWRRSARGSAEVSAAAAHLRLRFSRYAAVLEIHAATLADQALVTRESEINDAAAALYGEALSIDPFRPGAVAGVIVVMRRRGESADAANRLVEMALDRNPLSPQLNSCRAKILVGSGAAPQRIVDAYQHVLEIDPRMFQVSLRLAQAQIDLGRNAAAHETIAAISRQYPHHPDAFQASSWLQDRWRMPETSAIETRIDRPWEEERDAPDHVLDYLLGEVVRRRQLPPRVANRLRDRVRLDGDVLLEREFAYEQHYLRARNEYLTRMNRSANGALWGSCGQIIRGLSIAVVIFAMPFLVWLITDLIGLSGGWRWGLVVGIPALWAAFAFLDDVYYLEIEIFGLDSFELVSVVSGLSVPAAAVWQGVVWYGAGAGLVVGGLAAGTVAAMYRFGQFLVDRHSKPAPVFAQAAYDEWLERLYGSGLLPLAAEASGGLDSPYSILLPSHSKIVSEAVVDIDTDATRELRQLLGQRGKGSFALAGPRGAGKSTLLERWCAGRLLRGSDDRKQETRRDLTVRVDAPLGYQSKDFLTHLFGRLCDEVEKYATEHDRVINDLVSGGADGSSHSLLVGAFRLLRGVQPERGRRPGPGSIMAAELARFARDEREKLRVLQSRTTEGELSVGAPPVVGATFGFKRKTSVKRDDVPLNHPQLVDRFRVFLGVAAAVARKLEGKVLIGIDELDRISDGERAQLFLNELKAVFNVPNCYFLVSVSEDALADFELTAMGMRTVLDSAFDAVVRVDYLTFEQAKQLLNRRVVDLPEQFSALAYVVSGGLARELVRISEAISDHKSSDKLDLAAVTARLVRRQLDRTTRAAMDRLSRSPDRQAGATLIPVLDEHPVDALTGKLLREFAKSVSEAGARGDAEPELVAGIRLDVSVMAEYLAVLLDIFDNRLDEQWMSVGTGPGPGGFETLARARRYLGANPYGAKELVSAIHKVWGTTKSLKG; encoded by the coding sequence ATGAGCGATCCGTTCGTCAACGCCGAACTCGCCCTCCGGCAATTCGACGGAGCCGCGGCACTCGCGGCTTTCGAAACGATGCCGGCGAACGGCGGCGATCGTGACGCGCGTGCCTTGGCCGGCCGGGTGCGCGCGCTCTGGCTGCTCCGCCGTTGGAACGAAGCCCGGGCTGCGCTGGCGGAGCTCTCCGCGTGGCGTGGTTCCGTTCACGTCGAGTTGGCGCGCGGGATCATCGCGCTCGGCCAGCCGGATGACCCGGCCTACCAGACCTTCAACTGCGGTGCCGCGTTGCGGGACGCCGACCGCGCGCTGGCGGCCTTCCGATCCGCGTGCCGGCTGGACCCGACGAATGGAGAGGCGCTGGCCGGACAGGCGACAGCGCTACGCCTTTCGGAGCGGATCGACGAGGCCGTGCGGCTGCTCGCCGACGCGGCTCCGCCGGTTCGGACGTCGTCGGCGGTGCTCGTCGAACGCGCGCTGTGCGCGGGCGAGTGCGATGACTACGCCGCTGCGGTACAGTTGCTCAATTCGGTTCCCGAACGTGAACCCGGTTCGCTCCATGCGGAGCTAGTGCGCATTGAGTTGTGGCGGAGGTCCGCCCGAGGTAGCGCAGAGGTGTCCGCGGCAGCTGCGCATCTTCGGCTGCGGTTTTCCCGGTATGCCGCAGTTCTGGAAATTCATGCCGCCACGCTGGCCGATCAGGCGCTCGTAACCCGTGAGAGCGAGATTAACGACGCGGCAGCTGCGTTGTACGGAGAAGCGCTATCCATCGACCCTTTCCGGCCTGGCGCGGTCGCCGGGGTCATAGTTGTCATGCGCAGGCGGGGCGAATCTGCGGACGCAGCTAATCGACTCGTCGAGATGGCGCTGGATCGCAATCCGTTGAGCCCCCAACTCAATTCCTGTCGGGCGAAGATCCTGGTCGGCTCGGGTGCTGCGCCTCAGCGGATCGTCGATGCGTACCAGCACGTACTGGAGATCGATCCTCGGATGTTCCAGGTGAGCCTGAGGTTGGCGCAGGCGCAGATCGACCTCGGTCGAAATGCGGCGGCGCACGAAACCATTGCCGCGATCAGCAGGCAGTACCCGCATCACCCCGATGCCTTCCAGGCTTCGAGCTGGCTGCAAGACCGCTGGCGCATGCCCGAAACTTCGGCCATTGAGACGAGAATCGATCGTCCGTGGGAGGAGGAACGGGATGCTCCTGACCACGTCCTGGACTACCTGCTCGGCGAGGTCGTCCGGAGGCGGCAGTTGCCGCCGCGGGTCGCGAACCGGCTGCGCGATCGAGTCCGGCTCGACGGTGATGTGCTGCTCGAACGGGAATTCGCCTATGAGCAGCACTACCTGCGAGCGCGGAACGAATACCTGACCAGGATGAATCGATCTGCCAATGGGGCACTCTGGGGAAGTTGCGGCCAGATCATCAGGGGTCTGAGCATTGCCGTGGTGATATTCGCGATGCCTTTTCTTGTTTGGTTGATCACCGACCTCATTGGCCTGTCGGGTGGCTGGCGATGGGGGCTGGTCGTCGGCATTCCGGCCCTGTGGGCAGCATTTGCGTTTCTTGACGATGTCTACTATCTCGAAATAGAAATATTCGGATTGGATTCATTTGAGTTGGTGAGTGTGGTATCCGGGCTTTCGGTACCCGCCGCCGCAGTTTGGCAGGGGGTTGTGTGGTACGGCGCCGGCGCGGGACTGGTCGTCGGTGGCCTCGCCGCCGGTACTGTCGCTGCCATGTACCGATTCGGCCAATTCCTGGTGGATCGGCACTCGAAGCCGGCCCCGGTATTCGCCCAAGCTGCTTACGATGAATGGCTGGAGCGCCTCTACGGATCCGGGCTGCTGCCATTGGCGGCCGAGGCAAGCGGGGGACTGGACTCCCCGTACAGCATTCTCCTGCCGTCGCACAGCAAGATCGTGTCCGAGGCCGTCGTCGACATCGACACGGACGCGACCCGGGAGCTTCGCCAGTTGCTCGGGCAGCGCGGCAAGGGAAGCTTCGCCCTGGCCGGTCCTCGCGGGGCCGGCAAGTCGACGTTGCTCGAGCGGTGGTGCGCCGGCCGGCTGCTCCGCGGCTCCGACGACCGCAAGCAAGAAACACGCCGTGATCTGACCGTACGGGTGGACGCACCGCTCGGGTACCAGTCGAAGGACTTCCTGACCCACTTGTTCGGCAGGCTGTGCGACGAAGTCGAGAAGTACGCTACGGAACACGACCGGGTGATCAACGACCTGGTGTCGGGCGGTGCGGACGGATCGTCGCACTCCCTCCTCGTCGGTGCCTTCCGGCTGCTCCGCGGGGTTCAGCCCGAGCGCGGTCGCCGGCCGGGCCCCGGCAGTATCATGGCCGCCGAACTCGCCCGCTTTGCTCGGGACGAGCGGGAAAAGCTGCGCGTCCTGCAGAGCCGTACGACCGAGGGGGAACTGTCCGTCGGCGCGCCACCGGTGGTGGGTGCGACGTTCGGGTTCAAACGCAAGACGTCCGTGAAGCGCGACGACGTCCCGCTCAACCACCCGCAGCTGGTCGACCGGTTCCGCGTGTTCCTCGGGGTGGCCGCTGCTGTAGCGCGCAAGCTCGAAGGCAAGGTGCTCATCGGCATCGACGAACTCGACCGGATCAGCGACGGTGAGCGCGCGCAGCTGTTCCTCAACGAGCTGAAGGCCGTCTTCAACGTGCCGAACTGCTACTTCCTCGTGTCGGTCTCGGAAGACGCATTGGCTGACTTCGAGCTGACCGCGATGGGGATGCGAACGGTCTTGGACAGTGCGTTCGACGCCGTCGTGCGAGTCGACTATCTGACCTTCGAACAAGCGAAGCAGCTCCTCAACCGTCGCGTCGTCGATCTTCCTGAGCAGTTTTCGGCGCTGGCATACGTCGTTTCCGGCGGATTGGCGCGCGAGCTGGTGCGCATCAGCGAGGCGATCAGTGACCACAAATCCTCGGACAAGCTCGATCTGGCCGCGGTCACAGCCCGGCTCGTGCGTCGTCAGCTCGACCGCACGACGCGGGCGGCCATGGACCGCTTGAGTCGCTCACCGGACCGTCAAGCGGGGGCGACGCTCATCCCGGTACTCGACGAGCATCCCGTCGACGCGCTGACGGGCAAACTGCTTCGCGAGTTCGCGAAGAGCGTCTCCGAAGCCGGGGCCCGGGGCGATGCGGAGCCCGAACTCGTGGCAGGCATCCGGCTGGACGTGTCGGTGATGGCCGAGTACCTGGCCGTGCTGCTGGACATCTTCGACAACCGGCTCGACGAGCAATGGATGAGCGTCGGAACAGGCCCTGGCCCCGGAGGGTTCGAGACGCTGGCCCGTGCGCGACGCTACTTGGGGGCCAACCCCTATGGGGCCAAGGAACTGGTGAGTGCCATCCACAAGGTCTGGGGAACGACCAAGAGCCTCAAAGGGTGA
- a CDS encoding substrate-binding domain-containing protein has translation MSLDDGPLPARRGTLGVIATGSTASGATLNGLRSAAREQGYALTVFSVPGRDGAAVPAAVAGLLLQGVAGIVVLDARFVPDPAPIPLVPAASTDQYAGARRATEHLLDLGHLTVWHLGGPEDGPAARARERGWRETLERHGAEVPPVVRGDWSAKSGYRAGQSLAAEPGVRAVFSANDHMALGLLAAFSEAGMRVPRDAHVVGFDDVPEAAFFAPPLTTVRQDFVAAGRQTLAALAARIDGVAGPARGTVEGELVVRESSRCLKTV, from the coding sequence ATGTCCCTGGACGACGGCCCCTTGCCCGCCCGCCGGGGCACGCTCGGCGTGATCGCGACCGGCTCCACCGCCTCCGGCGCGACCTTGAACGGCCTCCGTTCGGCCGCCCGGGAGCAGGGGTACGCGCTGACCGTCTTCAGCGTCCCGGGCCGCGACGGCGCGGCGGTCCCGGCCGCGGTGGCCGGCCTGCTGCTGCAGGGCGTGGCGGGCATCGTCGTGCTCGACGCCCGGTTCGTCCCGGACCCGGCCCCGATCCCCCTCGTCCCGGCGGCGTCGACCGACCAGTACGCGGGTGCCCGCCGGGCCACGGAGCACCTCCTGGACCTCGGCCACCTGACGGTCTGGCACCTGGGCGGCCCGGAAGACGGCCCGGCCGCCCGCGCCCGCGAGCGAGGCTGGCGAGAGACGTTGGAACGCCACGGCGCGGAAGTCCCGCCGGTGGTCCGGGGCGACTGGTCCGCGAAGTCCGGCTACCGAGCGGGCCAGTCCCTGGCGGCCGAACCCGGTGTGCGAGCGGTGTTCTCGGCCAACGACCACATGGCACTGGGCCTGCTGGCGGCGTTCAGCGAGGCGGGAATGCGGGTTCCCCGCGACGCCCACGTGGTCGGCTTCGACGACGTCCCGGAGGCAGCGTTCTTCGCGCCGCCGCTGACGACGGTCCGCCAGGACTTCGTGGCGGCGGGCCGCCAGACACTCGCGGCCCTGGCGGCCCGCATCGACGGCGTGGCGGGACCGGCGCGGGGCACGGTGGAGGGGGAGCTGGTGGTGCGGGAGAGCAGTCGCTGCCTGAAAACCGTCTGA
- a CDS encoding DUF1996 domain-containing protein: protein MARKTTRTPATGRHRITRRTKIATGGLALALAVGGIVVATTAGRTGEASADEADPSFFLDIAKVPSGVNVNKALQRQGARGTFTVDCGRNENQHFNPDNFIAQPGIRNGAQHLHDYVGNLSTNADSNNKSLVKAGTTCRNGDKSAYFWPVVRIDTGEEEAANPPATQPDRAGSAKDKASTQVDCPDVASKLPDVPDQAMDEVNRNLDLLDKQIDEANQRIANGDLKTPQDVQNAVVGPLKDKRAATIDRIAIAIGRRAAKPADLGGLAACALKQNGQGGLDNGGQNSGGGQATELPGVNDQNELAGNDGDIQRVRSATITFTSGGAKRVVAMPQFLRVLYGDAKQSTNGPANARPSWTCTGFEDRLTDHYPICPQNSRVERIHAFPNCWDGKNIDSANHRTHIVFADQQGKCPQGFKNVPQLVIKLVYDIPHDIQVKGQYKVDAFPQESHNPRSDHDDFANVMGQRLMNQVVNCINTGKRCNQ, encoded by the coding sequence ATGGCCCGGAAAACCACCCGCACTCCCGCCACGGGCAGGCATCGCATCACTCGCCGCACGAAGATCGCGACCGGCGGTCTCGCCCTCGCGCTCGCCGTCGGCGGCATCGTCGTCGCGACCACCGCCGGGCGCACCGGCGAGGCCAGCGCCGACGAGGCAGACCCGTCGTTCTTCCTCGACATCGCCAAGGTTCCCAGCGGTGTTAACGTGAACAAGGCGCTGCAGCGGCAAGGCGCGCGCGGCACGTTCACCGTGGACTGCGGCCGCAACGAAAACCAGCACTTCAACCCCGACAACTTCATCGCGCAGCCCGGGATCCGCAACGGCGCGCAGCACCTCCACGACTACGTCGGCAACCTCTCCACCAACGCCGATTCGAACAACAAGAGCCTGGTGAAGGCCGGCACCACCTGCCGCAACGGCGACAAGTCCGCGTACTTCTGGCCCGTCGTCCGGATCGACACCGGCGAGGAGGAAGCGGCCAATCCGCCCGCCACCCAGCCCGACCGCGCCGGCAGCGCCAAGGACAAGGCCAGCACCCAGGTCGACTGCCCGGACGTCGCCAGCAAGCTCCCCGACGTCCCCGACCAGGCCATGGACGAGGTGAACCGCAACCTCGACCTGCTCGACAAGCAGATCGACGAGGCCAACCAGCGGATCGCGAACGGCGACCTCAAGACGCCGCAGGACGTCCAGAACGCCGTCGTCGGCCCGCTCAAGGACAAGCGGGCGGCGACCATCGACCGGATCGCCATCGCGATCGGCCGCCGCGCCGCGAAGCCGGCCGACCTCGGCGGGCTCGCGGCGTGCGCGCTCAAGCAGAACGGCCAGGGCGGCCTCGACAACGGCGGCCAGAACAGCGGTGGCGGCCAGGCGACCGAACTGCCGGGCGTCAACGACCAGAACGAGCTGGCGGGCAACGACGGCGACATCCAGCGCGTCCGCTCGGCGACGATCACGTTCACCAGCGGTGGTGCGAAGCGGGTCGTCGCGATGCCGCAGTTCCTGCGCGTCCTCTACGGCGACGCCAAGCAGAGCACCAACGGCCCGGCCAACGCCCGGCCCAGCTGGACGTGCACCGGGTTCGAAGACCGGCTGACCGACCACTACCCGATCTGCCCGCAGAACAGCCGGGTCGAGCGGATCCACGCGTTCCCGAACTGCTGGGACGGCAAGAACATCGACAGCGCCAACCACCGCACGCACATCGTGTTCGCCGACCAGCAGGGCAAGTGCCCGCAGGGCTTCAAGAACGTACCGCAGCTGGTCATCAAGCTGGTCTACGACATCCCGCACGACATCCAGGTGAAGGGCCAGTACAAAGTGGACGCCTTCCCGCAGGAGAGCCACAACCCGCGCTCGGACCACGACGACTTCGCCAACGTCATGGGCCAGCGCCTGATGAACCAGGTGGTCAACTGCATCAACACCGGCAAGCGCTGCAACCAGTAG